Proteins from a single region of Punica granatum isolate Tunisia-2019 chromosome 8, ASM765513v2, whole genome shotgun sequence:
- the LOC116188661 gene encoding uncharacterized protein LOC116188661 isoform X1, with protein sequence MTSIITGLQGIPPAEHSKGHPFVAGRNNVIACAKHFVGDGGTEGGKNEGDTRTSYDDLETVHMGPYLDCISQHVCTVMASHSSYNGQKMHCHKFLLTDVLKNKLGFKVLGPLDLVKFQEDLMSLVEAGELPISRIDDAVERILRVKFAAGIFEHPLSDRSLLDLVGCKPHREIAREAVRKSLVLLKNGKDLEKPLLPLNKNARKILVAGTHSDDLGYQSGAWTVSWIREGGRTTIGTTILDAIKQTVGPETEVIFEQCQSVDTLSAHDFAFAIVAVGEPPYAEYISSKTGLVIPSDIADMICSVADRVPTLLILITGRPLELKPHMLEKIDALVAAWLPGTEGNGITDVVFGDYDFVGRLPVSWFKRLDQLPMDPGANMYDPLFPFGFGLTHSPK encoded by the exons ATGACTTCCATAATTACCGGCCTGCAAGGGATTCCGCCAGCTGAGCACTCAAAGGGCCACCCTTTTGTCGCCGGAAG GAACAACGTGATCGCGTGCGCGAAGCATTTTGTTGGGGATGGAGGCACTGAAGGAGGGAAAAACGAGGGGGATACGAGAACTAGTTATGATGACTTGGAGACGGTCCACATGGGCCCTTACCTTGACTGTATCTCTCAACATGTTTGCACTGTCATGGCTTCCCACTCTAGCTATAATGGGCAGAAGATGCATTGTCATAAGTTTCTTCTCACTGACGTTCTGAAGAACAAACTTGGGTTTAAG GTTTTGGGCCCTCTTGACCTCGTAAAATTTCAAGAGGACTTGATGTCACTGGTGGAGGCAGGGGAATTGCCAATCTCGAGGATTGATGATGCAGTGGAGAGGATACTCAGGGTGAAGTTCGCCGCTGGAATTTTCGAACACCCTTTGTCCGACAGGTCATTGCTAGATCTTGTAGGCTGCAAG CCACATAGAGAGATAGCGAGGGAGGCAGTGAGGAAGTCCTTAGTCCTGTTGAAGAATGGGAAGGACCTGGAAAAGCCTTTACTTCCATTAAACAAGAATGCCAGGAAAATTCTTGTTGCGGGAACGCACTCAGATGATCTCGGGTATCAAAGTGGGGCCTGGACTGTAAGCTGGATCCGAGAAGGTGGCAGGACAACAATTG GGACCACCATTCTTGATGCGATTAAACAAACAGTTGGACCTGAAACAGAAGTCATATTCGAGCAATGCCAGTCCGTGGACACATTATCAGCTCATGATTTTGCATTCGCCATTGTAGCTGTTGGAGAACCTCCGTATGCAGAATATATCAGCTCAAAGACCGGACTTGTTATCCCTTCTGATATAGCTGATATGATATGTTCAGTTGCTGATAGAGTACCAACACTTCTGATTTTGATCACCGGGAGACCTCTAGAGCTAAAGCCACATATGCTTGAGAAGATTGATGCTTTGGTTGCTGCTTGGTTGCCTGGGACTGAAGGAAATGGAATTACAGATGTAGTTTTTGGAGATTATGACTTTGTGGGACGATTACCCGTCTCATGGTTCAAGAGGCTTGACCAATTACCAATGGATCCTGGCGCTAACATGTACGATCCTCTGTTCCCATTTGGCTTTGGATTGACACACAGCCCAAAATGA
- the LOC116188661 gene encoding uncharacterized protein LOC116188661 isoform X2: MTSIITGLQGIPPAEHSKGHPFVAGRNNVIACAKHFVGDGGTEGGKNEGDTRTSYDDLETVHMGPYLDCISQHVCTVMASHSSYNGQKMHCHKFLLTDVLKNKLGFKGFIISDWRGIEKIEVGADYRVLAALGINAGIDMVLGPLDLVKFQEDLMSLVEAGELPISRIDDAVERILRVKFAAGIFEHPLSDRSLLDLVGCKPHREIAREAVRKSLVLLKNGKDLEKPLLPLNKNARKILVAGTHSDDLGYQSGAWTVSWIREGGRTTIGTTILDAIKQTVGPETEVIFEQCQSVDTLSAHDFAFAIVAVGEPPYAEYISSKTGLVIPSDIADMICSVADRVPTLLILITGRPLELKPHMLEKIDALVAAWLPGTEGNGITDVVFGDYDFVGRLPVSWFKRLDQLPMDPGANMYDPLFPFGFGLTHSPK; this comes from the exons ATGACTTCCATAATTACCGGCCTGCAAGGGATTCCGCCAGCTGAGCACTCAAAGGGCCACCCTTTTGTCGCCGGAAG GAACAACGTGATCGCGTGCGCGAAGCATTTTGTTGGGGATGGAGGCACTGAAGGAGGGAAAAACGAGGGGGATACGAGAACTAGTTATGATGACTTGGAGACGGTCCACATGGGCCCTTACCTTGACTGTATCTCTCAACATGTTTGCACTGTCATGGCTTCCCACTCTAGCTATAATGGGCAGAAGATGCATTGTCATAAGTTTCTTCTCACTGACGTTCTGAAGAACAAACTTGGGTTTAA GGGATTCATAATTTCTGATTGGAGAGGcattgaaaaaattgaagtaGGGGCAGACTATCGTGTATTGGCTGCTCTTGGAATTAATGCGGGGATCGACATG GTTTTGGGCCCTCTTGACCTCGTAAAATTTCAAGAGGACTTGATGTCACTGGTGGAGGCAGGGGAATTGCCAATCTCGAGGATTGATGATGCAGTGGAGAGGATACTCAGGGTGAAGTTCGCCGCTGGAATTTTCGAACACCCTTTGTCCGACAGGTCATTGCTAGATCTTGTAGGCTGCAAG CCACATAGAGAGATAGCGAGGGAGGCAGTGAGGAAGTCCTTAGTCCTGTTGAAGAATGGGAAGGACCTGGAAAAGCCTTTACTTCCATTAAACAAGAATGCCAGGAAAATTCTTGTTGCGGGAACGCACTCAGATGATCTCGGGTATCAAAGTGGGGCCTGGACTGTAAGCTGGATCCGAGAAGGTGGCAGGACAACAATTG GGACCACCATTCTTGATGCGATTAAACAAACAGTTGGACCTGAAACAGAAGTCATATTCGAGCAATGCCAGTCCGTGGACACATTATCAGCTCATGATTTTGCATTCGCCATTGTAGCTGTTGGAGAACCTCCGTATGCAGAATATATCAGCTCAAAGACCGGACTTGTTATCCCTTCTGATATAGCTGATATGATATGTTCAGTTGCTGATAGAGTACCAACACTTCTGATTTTGATCACCGGGAGACCTCTAGAGCTAAAGCCACATATGCTTGAGAAGATTGATGCTTTGGTTGCTGCTTGGTTGCCTGGGACTGAAGGAAATGGAATTACAGATGTAGTTTTTGGAGATTATGACTTTGTGGGACGATTACCCGTCTCATGGTTCAAGAGGCTTGACCAATTACCAATGGATCCTGGCGCTAACATGTACGATCCTCTGTTCCCATTTGGCTTTGGATTGACACACAGCCCAAAATGA